A stretch of Anas acuta chromosome 3, bAnaAcu1.1, whole genome shotgun sequence DNA encodes these proteins:
- the COL10A1 gene encoding collagen alpha-1(X) chain yields the protein MHLQISLLLLFCLNIVHGSDGYFSERYQKQSSIKGPHFLPFNVKSQGVQIRGEQGPPGPPGPIGPRGQPGPAGKPGFGSPGPQGPPGPPGPPGFSAVGKPGMPGLPGKPGEKGLNGEKGEAGPVGLPGARGPQGPPGIPGPAGLSVPGKPGPQGPPGAQGPRGLPGEKGEPGIPGINGQKGESGFGVPGRPGNRGLPGPQGPQGLPGPAGIGKPGENGLPGQPGMKGDRGLPGARGATGIPGPQGPPGEPGEAGIGKPGPMGPPGAAGIPGAKGHPGPAGLPGSPGLPGFGKPGLPGMKGHRGPEGPPGLPGPKGEQGPAGVPGEPGPAGSPGNMGPQGLKGLPGENGLPGPKGDMGPAGPAGFPGAKGERGLPGLDGKPGYPGEPGLAGPKGHPGLPGPKGDTGHAGLPGLPGPMGPQGVKGLPGINGEPGPRGPSGIPGIRGPIGPPGMPGAPGAKGEPGAPGLPGPAGIATKGLSGPMGPPGPPGPKGNNGEPGLPGPPGPPGPPGQAVIPQMPEGYVKAGESRELSGMSFMKAGVNQALTGMPVSAFSVILSKAYPGATVPIKFDKILYNRQQHYDPRTGIFTCRTPGLYYFSYHVHAKGTNVWVALYKNGSPIMYTYDEYQKGYLDQASGSAVIDLMENDQVWLQLPNSESNGLYSSDYVHSSFSGFLFAQI from the coding sequence GTGTGCAGATAAGAGGCGAACAAGGGCCCCCTGGTCCCCCAGGCCCTATTGGACCAAGAGGACAACCGGGTCCTGCAGGAAAACCAGGGTTTGGAAGTCCTGGACCCCAAGGTCCCCCTGGTCCCCCAGGACCACCTGGATTCTCTGCTGTTGGAAAGCCAGGGATGCCAGGTCTACCAggaaagccaggagagaaaggATTAAATGGTGAAAAAGGAGAAGCTGGACCTGTTGGGCTCCCAGGAGCAAGAGGGCCACAAGGACCCCCCGGTATTCCTGGCCCTGCAGGACTGTCTGTCCCTGGCAAGCCAGGACCACAAGGCCCTCCAGGAGCTCAAGGTCCACGGGGCCTCCCTGGCGAGAAGGGAGAGCCAGGTATTCCTGGAATAAATGGACAAAAGGGAGAAAGCGGGTTTGGTGTGCCAGGCCGCCCAGGTAACAGGGGTCTTCCAGGCCCGCAGGGACCTCAAGGCCTCCCGGGTCCTGCTGGGATAGGGAAGCCTGGAGAAAATGGTCTTCCAGGTCAACCAGGTATGAAAGGTGACAGAGGTTTACCCGGTGCACGTGGAGCAACTGGTATCCCAGGTCCGCAGGGTCCACCAGGAGaacctggagaagctggcatcGGTAAGCCTGGGCCAATGGGAccaccaggagcagcaggcatCCCTGGAGCCAAAGGACACCCTGGACCTGCAGGCTTGCCTGGATCCCCAGGTCTTCCAGGATTTGGAAAGCCAGGATTGCCAGGGATGAAGGGACACAGAGGGCCTGAAGGACCTCCTGGCCTTCCAGGACCTAAAGGAGAACAAGGCCCAGCTGGCGTGCCAGGAGAACCAGGTCCTGCTGGGTCACCAGGGAACATGGGCCCCCAAGGACTCAAAGGCTTGCCCGGTGAGAACGGCCTACCTGGACCCAAAGGCGACATGGGCCCTGCAGGCCCTGCAGGATTCCCAGGAGCCAAGGGTGAAAGAGGTTTACCAGGATTAGATGGAAAACCAGGATACCCAGGTGAGCCAGGTCTTGCTGGTCCTAAGGGACACCCAGGTCTCCCAGGTCCAAAAGGCGACACTGGCCATGCTGGGCTACCTGGCCTGCCCGGTCCAATGGGCCCACAAGGAGTTAAGGGACTGCCAGGCATCAATGGTGAACCAGGACCCAGAGGACCTTCAGGAATTCCTGGGATCAGAGGCCCCATCGGTCCCCCTGGCATGCCAGGAGCCCCTGGTGCTAAAGGTGAGCCAGGagcaccaggactcccaggccCAGCAGGTATTGCTACAAAAGGCTTAAGTGGACCCATGGGACCACCTGGACCCCCTGGGCCTAAAGGCAACAATGGAGAGCCTGGCTTGCCAGGTCCCCCAGGTCCTCCTGGCCCCCCTGGCCAAGCCGTAATCCCACAGATGCCAGAAGGCTATGTTAAAGCTGGAGAGTCTCGAGAACTATCAGGAATGTCTTTCATGAAAGCAGGAGTAAACCAAGCTCTCACAGGAATGCCAGTGTCTGCCTTCAGTGTCATTCTCTCAAAAGCTTACCCTGGGGCAACTGTCCCTATCAAATTTGACAAAATCTTATACAACAGGCAGCAGCACTATGACCCCAGAACAGGAATCTTCACCTGTAGGACCCCCGGACTGTACTATTTCTCCTACCACGTACATGCAAAAGGAACAAATGTTTGGGTTGCACTCTACAAAAATGGTTCCCCCATCATGTACACTTATGATGAATACCAGAAAGGATACCTTGACCAGGCCTCTGGCAGTGCTGTCATCGATCTCATGGAGAATGATCAAGTATGGCTCCAGCTGCCAAATTCAGAATCCAATGGCCTCTATTCCTCTGACTATGTTCACTCTTCTTTCTCAGGTTTCCTATTTGCTCAGATCTAG